In Gossypium hirsutum isolate 1008001.06 chromosome A10, Gossypium_hirsutum_v2.1, whole genome shotgun sequence, the DNA window AAGTCACCTAGCAGTGGGGCGCAGTATAAAAGATGTTGCAGTTCATGCAATAATATCAACCGCATGCAAGTCACTATGGAAACACATCAAGAGGCGAAAGAGCAATGCTCCATGTATCGTTTTAAACTGGCCTTGTACAGAAACAAGAATCATTCTTCAGCAACAGTTGAATAAAAATATACCTAACTGATGTAAGATTTGGTGACTATTGAATATGTACCTATTGTTTCTCGAAACTGAAAGAACTTGACATCATCCAATCTTTACATTTCTAAATGGGGTAAAGCAACATTTAGTCCTGAACTTGGTAACTTTTCCCAACTTAGTCCTTGAACCTTTTTTGGTCTACATTGGTACTGGAACCtaacaacttttataaaaatttataattttttataaaaaatttaggtGATGACGTGACGTAATCTCAGAATAGTCATACAGGGACCAAAATCGGAAAAAGTTGCAAGTTCCAAGAATAATgtggacaaaaaaaaagttaccaAGTTGGAAAAGTGGCTAAGTTCATGGACTAAATGTTGCCTTATCCCTTTCTAAATATACATCAGCACAAGCTATCGGTTTTAATTCTCAGCTACCATTGACTCGATTAGCATTTGGGTAGTATTTGGTACAAACCAGTCCCTGATCATATCATATCAGAACCACTCCATGAGGTATATCTGATATAAAGATAATATAATGCTAAGAAATTCCTGGTACTGGTAGGTAGCAATAGCAAGATCGCATCCCTCATctaaatacaagtgaaagttgaacAATCAGGCTGACATCGAGaacaaaaatatgcatgaataaGCAAATTCTGCATAATCCTAATGTATAAACAAATAAGACATGAACCTGATTCTGTGAGCTTGCAGAGGTAATCCAGGTCTGAGGACGGCAGATTTGAGCTGAACTATCAGTAATGAAAGTTACTGTCGTTGATTCTTGTTGTGTGTTAGCTATTGACATGGGCGGTAATTCTCTCATGACCCATAATACAAAAGCTGAGGGAACCGATGAACCTATAAAAGCAAAATGAAGATCACATTATAATCTCAACACCGTGACATACTTTTTTCCATAAGGCAGCCAAAAGCATGAAAAGATAGGACAGTAGAGCTTTTATGTTTCACTGTTTCAAATTCTGTTGTCAAGAAAGCATAATCATGGCTATTGCTAGATGAGGCAGAATATTCAGAAACATGAAAATGCACataaaatatttctaataaagaTTTGATGCTAGATATGgatcaaatagtataaaatgtTTAGGATATTCCATGCTCTAAATGCTGATTTCCATAAACGACAATTGGAAACCGTTATTAGTTTAATTAGGAGCAACCTTTGAAACTTAAGGGAGAGTTGAAGGAAATacctataaaataatataaaataagtaaaagagaAGTATAAACACCATCTATGTGCAGTTCATGCCAGTGATACAGCACCTGCAATCACAAAAACACGATTTAAGTTCAATAAGCTAGAAAATAAAACACGGTAAAAACAAACAGTAGAGAGCTGTGTACCGGAATATCAGTAAAAAGAGCCACTAAAGCACTTGATGTAAAACTTAGAACAGATACAATGGCCAAACCTGCAACCTACGTAAACCACATGAAATATTTAAGGCAAAGAAATAATTTAACTATAAAGCCACCGGATATTTGCATCAAAGGTAAACATAAAGGCAAAGGAATGGTAAATATTCTAACTTGAGAACAAAATgagaagaacaaagaaaatggcACGAAAAGTTGAAAACATGAAGGTTAGTATTACAATACCTTCCAGATCTCAGATGAAGCTCTTTCAGATCTAACATTCCTCATTTTCCGACATAATAGGAGCCCTGAGCATAAGAAAGAATAAAAACATGACTCTATTTAAGAGAGATGAAAATATGTAAGATAAAAGGACTCATCTATTCTGGTGACATTTAAGAAGTACAAACTAGTCAATTGGACTaaccaataaaattttcagacatTTAGGCCAGCCATAAGTCATATTATCCATCAAACTAGAATGCTgtttttgatacaatgcctacTTCTACCCATAATACCTCTCCAACCCTTAAATCGGAGGAAAAAACGAGCTTAAGCATACTTGACCCCACATCCTCCTAATTGCTACAATGGCAACGGTGCCAACTGAGCTACAGCTTAATCAGCAAACTAGAATGCAGTTAGATACTATGGATGGGGGAGCTGACACATATGACTTCTAGTATTTGGTTCAAATATGAGGAACAATAAAGTCTGGTTAGCCTGATGTTAGGCATTTTTGCAATCACAAAGTTATCCCGATAGgggaaaaaatttcaaataatataaaaagaaaattagaaatttatgaagaaaaagaaaagtatatATAAATGCTAATTGCTTACCATAACATGCTAATGCTCCACCTAGCAATAGTATTGCTGTAGCAAAAAGATCTACATAAACCTGCAGGAGATAGAtagtaataaaagaaataaagatcaGAAAGAAATTCCATAAGTACAAGTTTTCATTGTCTCTTTTAATTTTCTAAGCAATaaactaaaaggaaaaaaattgcaaACACTTTCTCCACCAAAACCTTCTCTCTGACAATCAGACTTATTGATGGTACTCTAAGAAAACAAAAATAGCTCAAAAGAAAATAGCTTCTTAGACGTTCATACCCGGGACACGGTTGATGAATCAATAGGATTTTCTTCCATTCCAATCCAGATTAGCACGGCAAATGTCATCATAAGAAGAAATACAAGAAAAGTAACCTGGTCATAGAAAAACAGAATTAATGAGACCAAAAACATTAGGTAACAGCAAGAATAATAGAAACATTCAAAATAATTTCGCATGAAGACTGTGacaagaaacaaaagaagaaaatatatCACTGTACCAGAATCACTATCTTTTGACGGCTTCCAACATGAATTAAACGGAAAGGATAACATGATCTGCGACTATCTGCAGGCGAAGACCTTGGTCTATTTAAAGAATTTTGTATTAAAGCTTCTAGAAATCCCTGTTCATCATCCTCTTCCTCTTCATCATCTGCCTGGTGACAGAGGTCGACCCTATAAAAAATCCGCCAGAGAGACATGGGGTATAGCTGATGAAGAAACACTAATTTTCACTctgaaagaaaatatgatagtAACTAAAACTATCAAAGGATATTATCCTGACTTATGAAAACACTAAGCTTCAGTACCACTGCAATGGATGACCCagggaaaagtaaaaaataaaaataaaatctgtCCATTATATTAATTGGTCAAGACATCAAGCCACTAAAATCgatctcccttttctttttttccattaaCAAAAGAACATATCTAGATTCTTGCAAATATCTCTGATTTTAGCGATCACATTTTCCTTATATCTGAAAAAGTTATCTAAGATACATGACCATATTTCATCCAAAGAAATGCAAATAAGTTAGTTAAAGAGAAGACATACCAGAATGACAAAAGTAGAAGAAATGTTGCAAATAATAGAATTCTGGGGAAGGCTGCAACAATATTTGCATCGGTTAGTGCTTAAACTAGTCAGCTCCAGTGAAAGAAATAAGTGTGGGATCTTGTTACAAGCATCTAGACATACCCATGGCTACAAAACCACAAGAGTAAGACCAGCATAGCCACCCTCGGCATGCAGCAACAAGACTCAAGACAAAATAAATGAAGTAACCTGCATGTAGGTGATCATTTGGCAGTTCAGTTTGAATGATTTAAATCATGCTATGCATGCAAGGTCAAAAGGATAACATGAGTGTAAAATATAAATTCTTACCAGTATTAGTAGTTCCAATCAGTATATGAAACACCTGTTATAGACATTCATTTGGGTCAAGAACAAACCAGTACACGTAGAAAAAGAAATCAACATAGTAACTTTTTTGTAACACGAATTAGAGAAGAAAAACAAGTAGGAAAGAAAAGGAGGAAAGGGGGGAAAAGCATTAACACATtagtcatatatatatcttttgctTTACATATATGCACACGAAAGCATGGACCTTAATAAACATCGTCTTGACCTCAACCCCGAGTTTATCTTCTGCCTCAACTGGACTATATGTAAGTTTGATTATTTCTTTTCTCCATTCCAAAATTTCCCAAATGGTACAGCACATTTGCTGATTGTCCCATACAAGGGTCAGATAATAGATTAACAATTTAActtcatttttacttaattaggtTCCTAGTTTTCAAACTTCGTCACTAAACAGCTTACAGCAAATTATTAgtaattatttaatgttttatgacACATTCCTTGGAGAATAAAAATATACAAGATTAAAATGAAGTACAGGAGTCCAACCGTGGATTTTCTGCCAGTGATTGAGGCATACACATCCATTCTTCTGGTATTTGAAGAAAGTGTAGAAATTACAAAAGCAACCAAGACAATTGTGAAAAAGTTTAATTCTAGGGAATGTTGGTCAAATAAATTTCTAATGCAACGCATGCTGTCAACTCTAGGGCCCGAGTTTTTGAGCTAATGCATGCTGCAACTGCAACTTAATTTTAACCTACCAGTTTCTCCAAGTTCAAGCAGTGTCAGAAGAGTCACCGACATTCCTTTGTTCGAACAATTCACCAAGCTCTGCCTTAAGGGGTCAGGTGACTCACAGATCAAATCGAGGTGCTAGTCCCCACTCAACTAGCTGGTCTGATGACATTCGTGTTAAACTAGCTAGCCTATGAATTAGTTTGCATTCAAATAGAATGATATTTTAACTAAAACGTCATAGAAAGCAACATAACACTTACTTTTTGGCGAGTCCATCCTAACTGTTTATTCCTTGAGCGGATCCGTGCTAGCTGACCAAGAAGTGGTGAGAGTAAACAGTTGTTACAAACAACAAACCAGAAAGAATGAATTGAAATAATATCCCCGTAATAATTGATAACATCAGACTAACAACATTCTGATGTACAATATTATCTTCTGTGATACTGTCTATGTAAAAGACATATTTatcagcacatattcatatcgcGGTCCAACATTGACACCAATACACCTACGCATGATGTCTATGGATGTTAAATTCACTGCTTTGACACAACATAAAATCAATATTGTGATCCAACACAGCAAACTGCAGACGATTATTTGTTTTTCATAGCAACAAAACAGTCTAAATATAGATTACAAGCTACATGAATATGATTCAAAGAAAAAGTAGCAGATAGAACATGTCGGAAGGGTAAAACTTGAATGCTATGTAATCTTGAAGGATGTCAAAATTACGGCAGCTCAAACCAGCAGTGTTCTTCTGAAACAAATATAGTTGCAAGCAAAAAGGTGGAGCCAAAAAACAAAAAGAGGGAGAATTGCAGCTAAGATATTGATGGAAATAGAAGTAAGGTTGCAAAAAACATCAAGATAGATGACAGGCAACAAAGTTAGGGAAAACTGAAAACCTCAGAATGAGGTCAATTCAATCTCTTTATAGTTTACATCGTTCTTTCAAACTCAGCTCACGGTAAAAAGAACCCGAGTCATCTAAGTACAGCTCACTCAACCAACAATTTTCAGATTCAAATTTAGCATACTGAACCCGAGGAAAACTTTAAGGTTGATCCTCCCTATTCGATAAGGATCAACCATTCATAGGACATATTACTCAAGAATTCCTAAGACCATGTGCATTTTGAGTCTAGAGAAATGTAACTTTCTCGATGTGCAAGCTATCCCTATCCACCTCTCATTTTCAGTATAATGATAAACAAGCAAACTGTTGCATCAAATTTGTAGTTCTGTGTTGGTTTCAAGGAAAAAGCTAACACAATACCAGTTACACAACAAAATAAGTAACAAAAAGGGTCTTAATTCAtgtctttaaaattataaaattaaaaactcaatCTGTTACTTGAAAAAAAGACAATGTTCAACCAGTCATGCCAACAATCAAGTTCAACACCTTGAATTACTTTCCCAATACTAAACGCAATTGTATTAGCTAAAAATGGAagttatttaacaattaaatacACCATTACCCTCgtctatcaagttaccaaatttCTATAacaatcaaatgaacaaaaaaacaGACTAAGTTGTAATGCAAAACCCAGATCAAAACAATCCAAAAAAAATAACACATTGTTACCCACATTTCCCacatattataaaaccatccacCATCAATTAAAAACTcgctaaaaacataaaaaaaaatcaaatttttaaacaaaaaaggaACAAACCTGAGTAAAAGCAAGAATAGCAATAAGCACATCAAAGCAAGCAAAAACCAAGTTTAATCCAACTAATTCTTCTGGAAAACTACAAGACCACCCTTTTTCTTCAAACATTTGCGCCTctctataactttttttttaatcttattatttattcactctattttctctctttctctattatttttttctaagagAAAGATTGAAAATACCCTAAAACACAATCTACCCTTTTGAACCCAAAAAGTATATGACATGAAAGACTCAATCTTTCAGAGTAGCTTTCATGTAAGATCTCTTGTGGgtgtttttctcttcttctttttccaggaaaataaaaacccaatcaacaaaatttattaattttagtatttattattatgtattatcgTGGGAGGGTAAATTGGAGAATTTGGATTGAAAACTGTGGAAAAAAAGATACGGTGTTTTGTCAGAGAGCAAACACGCGGGTGGCTTTCAAGGCGTTGAGAAAATACTAATAATCAAATCCCTAATTAGAATGCGAGAGTGCGTTAGTGACCCCTTTTTGACCTAAAAAGATTTGACCTTTCTTAGTCCCCTAAAATGACATTTTTAATTTActttccctttcttcttcttctttattttccttattttatattaaaataacaaGGAGTTTTGTGGaattccaaaaaaattaatatatgaaatattttttaatttaattgttttattacaatttgattttttttaattcttttaatatcaattttttaactagttttattaatgattttttaaatatgtaaacACGTGAGATATACATATTGATACCTTTTATAAAAAATAGggtaaacttaaaaaataatcattttagtttgtctcagattatattttagtcacttatatttgaaatgttatagtTTAGTCACTtgtgttatcattttgttacaaagtggtcactctgtcgttaaactccgttacctcTCTAGTGGCAATCTTACGTGGcaatccaaatgggttttaaatgccaacttggatatcTAACTGGG includes these proteins:
- the LOC107935916 gene encoding tobamovirus multiplication protein 1 isoform X1; this translates as MFEEKGWSCSFPEELVGLNLVFACFDVLIAILAFTQLARIRSRNKQLGWTRQKVFHILIGTTNTGYFIYFVLSLVAACRGWLCWSYSCGFVAMAFPRILLFATFLLLLSFWVDLCHQADDEEEEDDEQGFLEALIQNSLNRPRSSPADSRRSCYPFRLIHVGSRQKIVILVTFLVFLLMMTFAVLIWIGMEENPIDSSTVSRVYVDLFATAILLLGGALACYGLLLCRKMRNVRSERASSEIWKVAGLAIVSVLSFTSSALVALFTDIPVLYHWHELHIDGVYTSLLLILYYFIGSSVPSAFVLWVMRELPPMSIANTQQESTTVTFITDSSAQICRPQTWITSASSQNQMRDAILLLLPTSTRNFLALYYLYIRYTSWSGSDMI
- the LOC107935916 gene encoding tobamovirus multiplication protein 1 isoform X3; the protein is MFEEKGWSCSFPEELVGLNLVFACFDVLIAILAFTQLARIRSRNKQLGWTRQKVFHILIGTTNTGYFIYFVLSLVAACRGWLCWSYSCGFVAMAFPRILLFATFLLLLSFWVDLCHQADDEEEEDDEQGFLEALIQNSLNRPRSSPADSRRSCYPFRLIHVGSRQKIVILVTFLVFLLMMTFAVLIWIGMEENPIDSSTVSRVYVDLFATAILLLGGALACYGLLLCRKMRNVRSERASSEIWKVAGLAIVSVLSFTSSALVALFTDIPVLYHWHELHIDGVYTSLLLILYYFIGSSVPSAFVLWVMRELPPMSIANTQQESTTVTFITDSSAQICRPQTWITSASSQNQLSS
- the LOC107935916 gene encoding tobamovirus multiplication protein 1 isoform X2; protein product: MFEEKGWSCSFPEELVGLNLVFACFDVLIAILAFTQLARIRSRNKQLGWTRQKVFHILIGTTNTGYFIYFVLSLVAACRGWLCWSYSCGFVAMAFPRILLFATFLLLLSFWVDLCHQADDEEEEDDEQGFLEALIQNSLNRPRSSPADSRRSCYPFRLIHVGSRQKIVILVTFLVFLLMMTFAVLIWIGMEENPIDSSTVSRVYVDLFATAILLLGGALACYGLLLCRKMRNVRSERASSEIWKVAGLAIVSVLSFTSSALVALFTDIPVLYHWHELHIDGVYTSLLLILYYFIGSSVPSAFVLWVMRELPPMSIANTQQESTTVTFITDSSAQICRPQTWITSASSQNQVSRGSPI